TTCTTCACCTCCCAGCTGTTACAAATCGAATTGATTATCATTAATGGCCGCTAAAACCATGATCTTGCATTCACTGATTCTTACCATTCATTCGGGCGGTCATCCTCacctatatataaaaaaaaggattCATCCCTCTAGCATCATCTTCAGAGTTTGCTCACATCTCTCAACACTTCCTCAACGAGCATGACGTTATTCCTCCACCTCAAAATCAGAAGATACAACAACTTTTTGATGAACCACTGTGGGTAGTCAGCGGGAAGGAGCATATCACAGTGAAGGAAGCAAAGAGAACGAGATGGCTGGAATAGAGTTTAAAGAGTAGTGAAGGAGGCAAAACGGAGGTTGACCTGGAAAGTGAAAAGGGGATTTTATGATTGAAGGAAGACAGACAAGGATCACAAGGCTTTAGCAAAATTTTGAGATTTTAGAAAACATCAAGAAGAAACGGTTACAGAGGATCTAGGTTTTGTGTGGAGAAGAAAAGCATAACGGCGAGCATAGGAGATGTTGTTTTGTGCggctgagaaaaaaaaagattcaatacCGCAAATAATAATGTTTAATCTAGGTTTTTCTTCTGTTTAATACAAAATATGTTTGGTGGGTTAGTTTAATTACATATTgggtttattatttttagatggTTTCGGGTAACTTGGGCCAagaatacatatttaaatagaTCCAAtgtataaaaacttaaaacgatacaaatttggtaaaaaaaactattaggtTTCAACTATATAAAAGTTCGACGATTGATTTGAGATTGGAGATAAGAAGAGAAAATACTTTTTACTATTTATCTcctattttatttgataaaatttctcccacttagatatttattttttctctaaaatttgtatttgacatctctatatatatagtgcGGTCAAATCATCAAAAAAGAGCAAAATTTGATACTTCaccattataaatttatttttttatgtaatgACATATATACAATATCATACTTTTTTATAAGTCTatatactaaatatttaaaatgaatatgaatttctataaaatttaaaacaatttcaccagatttttttttaaaaaaattaattatactaatctatattataatagtacAGTTTTTGTTCACTTCTAAAGGTATCCACGTGTGCATCTTCGTGGGAcccacttaaaaaaaaatttgcccAATTACGAGAAAAACTCAGGTCATGTTTTCtctgaaacttttttttgacCGAATGTTTTCTCCGAAACCGCGGTCGATCAAACTTCCATGTATTCATGATATGTCATCAACTCAAGCTTTAAATTAAGTGTTCATGGGTGCATCAAAACATTAGTAACTCTTCGTCCTCATCTCCCATCTGTAAATTTTGTATCGGTTTGATATACAATTAACATTTGCGTTGCTTCAGATCTAAGAAGGCTCTGCGTAATGATTTTGTCGACCCCATATTCAATCCCTAATACCTCTTAAGAATCGTTTGATTGGAAGCTTTAGTACCTAAAGTCTCGGTAAATCGACGATTCGTTTCTAggtttgattttataaatctgaTGCAGATTCTTACAAAGAAACAAACTTCAATTGTTCGAACGATTCACTGCATCTCCTCTTTTGTGAGTGGCTCCAGTTCTCCTCATATGCCTCTTTGTCCTATGCGACTCCTCTGTCGCCGGCGATGGTGGTTAAGCCTCTGGGCTCTGAGGTATTTTATTGCAGATCTCCTGCTCTTCGTTTCGTTATTGcgtttttgtttataattttaatttgattctCTCTTTCGTTTTCATGTTTGTTCATATTGAATCTGATTATCTTTGATCATCAATCAGGCGTTTTTGTTTACACATTGTGGATACCATAAACGCGAATGCCACGTTCAGTTTGCTGGAAGGGATCTTCAAGCACCAGGTACGATTAGTGTATTTTAAAATCCAAACTTTGACATAGAAAATGTGTAACAGCGATTCTGTTTCTTCATTCTTGAAATGAATGTTTATGTATGCGTTATATATTCACTGTGGTTTAGTGAAGCCTTTGTCTGGTGTTTTATATTTGTCTAAGATGATTATTGATGGTTTTGGTTgatatttgtttaaaacaggCATTGTTCTACAACTCGCAAACACAATTCATGCCAAGACCTGCAGTTGTGGAAAAATTAGTCAAACTGGTGACAGTTACATTAGGTAGCTCATATCACTATCCTCTTAAATCTGGCTTCCGCAACTCAAAATCTGATCTTGGCACTAGAATTTCCTTCAAGGTGATCCCTTCAGCTTCTTAATCTTCTCagttttaatatctttactGGGCAAGGAATTCAAATGGCTTATTCTGTTCGGTCCTCTGTAATCCTGGACTAGATAACCAAACGGAGTGATATGGATCCTTCACTTCATAGTCACTACTCATTAATCATTATTTTAGTTTGCAGACTTGCAGTAGAAGCTTGAGTTCTAATAGCTTGCCTTACTATCTGTCAGTACTCATTACTTAGTTTTCATGATAAGTTTGGTCCACTCCAAAAattgttttgcattttttctGAATTGCAGTATAGCATTTCAAGAGGAGTTTCCTCAACACCAACCGTCTATGTGAATGGGTTCGAGCTGCTTGATGCTGGTTctcccatagattttgaaggATGGAAAACACCATTGATCCTCTGGTTAACCCACGAGAAGTAAAGATAAAGGACACCTTCCTTTCATTCCTCACCCAACCATCTTATTAGTAGTTCTTTTTTTGTTGTCTCAGACCCACACCTAATGTACTAGACATGTTTAACTCTCCACAATCTGTATGTAAAGAAGTAATCATAAATGTATTATTAGTTTTGATTTCTAATAGTTTTGTTTCTTCAGCTAACTGAGAAGATACCGAAGGAAGTGTATGCACAGCAAAAGGAAGTCGGGGATGAAAAAAACACTGAGAATATCCCCGTTAGCACCTTCTTTATTGCGAGTGTTGGAAGATGTTACTGGTGATGTTGATGAGATCCTAAGCCAACTTGAGTAACATGTGAGATTCTTTCTTCTCAATCGTTTGTGTTTATATGACACTATATATGTAAGGTTTGAACATTAGCTGTAGTTATGTGATTAAGATTATTTCTAAATTGGTTGCATTTGTTTCCGATAAAATTGTGTCACACTCTTCAACTTCACACCTAATGCGCCATACCTTCACTGTCTCCACCATCACTGAAGATAACATCTTGGAGACCCATGGCAAGGTTGTCATGATTTCTTGTCCATATGTTTGttgtttagatttttgtttgACAATCAAGTTCTTTTATCTCAGGAGGACGGTGAGAACACTCTTCCAAGCTAAGATTGGAAACATCACCTTCGGGGCCGTCTGTTTTGGGAGACAAGGGCAGCGAGGTTTGTGTTACAAACCTATCAGCCTGTCAACCGTCTTTTCTCCTTGCAAGTTTTCTTAATGTTCGGATATTTTATTTCCGtttgttttattaatgaaaCGTTGACGGGTTCTAATTCATACAAGATTTGCCAGTAGTGTATTGTAACTTTGATAATTTTCTTCACCATGAATAAAAAAGACCGTGTAAGCTTCACAAAGCGAATAAATAAAACCTAAGGATATGATTTCCCCCttttttaaaacacttataaatggTTAACCGAGGATAATAGTCTTCGGTTATTATTTGGATTTTTCCCCTTTTTAATTAAAACGAACCTATAAACCAAtgtgtttttgttattattagaaTTAAACATACTAGCAATATACAATATACTAAAATCCTAAGACTAAATTCACAGTTAACTTATtaaggtttttaaaaatattttatttactttagttAACTTTGGTTTGATTGTGTTCTTATAGATTTTTTGTGACTTTTTAAggttttattttcagttttatattagattaaatttatatagttaatttttaaGGGGCAGTGTAAAttatttgtgttttttaaaggtttttgtttcagttttatattggaaatactttatataattttttttatagtcacCAACATAATGATTTCATGACCATgcgtttatgttttaaaacatgatttattttaaaataactcaatAAGGGAACCCGATTGTACTGAACCAAAACGCAACCCGAATCAAATATAAACCGACCcaaaaccgatccaaaccaaactaatcaTGGTTTACTTCAGTTGGAAAAATTCTAGAACCGAACTAGCCAAACTGAACCTAACCCAAACTGAATCGATAAAATAGTTGAAGTGGCCACCACTATTAATTATGGGTAAAATAagtgtaaattatatttattgcTCGAATAAATCTTAcatttaaatgaaacaattttaatacattttccctttcatttttaaaatatatatactcacAACTACCTACGTAAGCACATGTCAACCCATAAACCTAATCTCATGAAGTTGAAAGCGCTAATAAAGCTATTGggcaataaaaaattttaaaaataattcgaAAAACTCAAACCATTTGAATTCTAATCCATTCTTATATCAACCGAATCAAGGTGTTTGTATTACAATGTTCTATTCCTCATCATTATAGACAACACGGAAACACGAACATTTCAGAACATTTCAGAAAATAAACTCGACAACATCAGTCCACAGAACTACCAACGCATCAACTCCGAACCTGGCCCTGCGCTTGTGCGGGGGCTATGCCACTAGTATATagataaattcaaaataaatataaaatgttgtaaccgttttgtcatttagatatataaaaattgaaagtAATATAAAAGCCCATCAGTgtattttagattatttataaTCACAAAATAACAAGATTTTATATATAGAAGGAGATGGAAGTTTGCTTCAACCATGGCAATGGTGAAGCACATTATATTGGAGGAATCAAGCAATATTTTGCATTGAACAAGCCTCAACAAGGCCTAAAACATCTCAAGCTCTCAGCCACCAACAAATATGCTAAAGGTGACTTTCTATGTGCCATTCTTTTGATGTGCAAAGGAGAACAAGAAAAAGACATGAAATATATAGATCTTCATAAGTGGCAAACCAACAATTCAGAGCGGACAAGAGCGGACAAGACTATCATGAGGAGAAAGTCTTATAGTAATAATATGATCCTCATGATACTACTGAGAAGTTGCAAGCTTAATGATCTTGAAAGTAGATGCAGTGACTGTTTCTATTTCAAGCAAAATTGGAGAAGACCTTCATAGacacattttttgttttacacttTTCCACTTCattgtttcaaattttgattagttttgcTATGCTAATCTCTTCGCAGTCAGTGTCTCCATttcttttcataaaaaaaaaaagcaatttcAGTTTCTTAAGAATGAACAAAATCCTATAAATAAATCAACTTAATCGGGATactgaaaaaataattataaacaaacaaacaaaaactaacACAAAATATACGTTACGAAATGCCGTAGTCCAAGCCATTCATACAAATAATAAGCATAAGAACCACAAACTCATTCTTTAGATTCCAAAATATAGCAAACCACATTTAATCAATCAATAATTGATTCAGCCTTATGAAAACATACAATCAGAAGACCACGTAAACTTCATCCAACCTATACAATATGATATATTCCAAAACCTTTTAATACACGACcatcaaaatcaaacaaaataaatctgaacatatataatttttccaCACCTAAACATTCTTAAAAACCATAAcgttatttatacatttttcttGCAAATGCTAACATAAACAcacacaataaaaatatataattatatatatcacGTTTAAAGCATATTCTGCGCGTAGCGCAGACCggccctagtatatatatattcaggaCCACAACGAAAACGATTCTGCATTCTTGAACCGTTGATAAGTTTTACTATCTAGATGTAATAgctgttccaaaaaaaaaaaaatctagatgtAATAGTCTCTAAACTTTGATCATTAGACCATAATACTTTCATATATATTAGCATTCAGTAAAGACTATATACTAGCATTCGATAGAGATTATATATAGCTCACTCGTTTTCGAGTTTTAGTCACATCATTACCTTTTCTTCATGGTAACcgaaattttattgtttttaacgACTGTTCTTTTGGAGTTATATATAGCAACAGAAAAGTTAGAAATACAAAACATTAGATAAAAGATGTatacaaatattacaaatatagCAACAGTTTTGGCTGTAAatgttaaaactaaaaaatttggGTAAGTTTTGCCAACTGAGCAATTAACAATTGACTACAACtgaatttttctttgaaatGCTTTGagcaaataaataataaatcatttatcaCTTGACttatttttctgaaaaaaagCTAGGAAGCCCCAAAATCTGCCAATGTTGTTGTATTAGATAATTAGTCATGAATTACAAAATGAAAACATTTGACCCTTTCTACGTTTGTTATAAATATaacactaggataagacctgcgccttgcgcaaggtgaatttatttgtatatattacgatagtttcttttatatatttgatcatttatttatatatataaaatattttttgttgttattatataatttctttccgatggatcggatcaatttttattaaaaataatggaacaaaactataattaataaattatgggttgatcggattggacattaaacaaattatgacataaaaaccttattttttccatagaacacattcttaaaaaaagtgaacagtattgttttcacagttgaattattttgacttttatcttccatatggttttgaaagctttcaaatcaaccatcgaattgatacatgtcattttaatgtttttagtcgtatacttaaggaaaacttacatttttgtaatttaaagtcgttttaaaaaatttaaaatataacatataagaaaaaatctaacatataagaaaaatataacatataaggtgtcctcttttttgtattttaaagtcgtttaaaaaaaataacatataaggtttcctcatttttgtaatttaaagtcattttaaaaaattcaaaatataacatataagaaaaaatctaatttttttattatatgattaatgtgattgtttatttttttaataatataaaattaaacaaaatgaagaaagatgcaaaaattgttatcaaatatttattattcataatcattaactgtcatatatatgtaaatcatataaggtaatttcatagcttttatttagggaaagaatacacacttcttatattttagattaatataatgttctctagtggacattaaataaattataacataaaaaccttatttttttccttgaacacattcttgaaaaagtgaacaatattgttttcacagttgaattattttgactcttatcttacatatggttttgaaaactttcaaatcaaccatcgaactgatacatgtcattttaatatttttagtcgtatacttaaggaaaacttacatttttgtaatttaaagttgttttaaaaaattcaaaatataacatataataaaaaatataacatataagaaaaatataacatataaggtgtcctcatttttgtattttaaagtcgttttaaaaaaatataacatataaggtttccttatttttgtaatttaaagtcattttaaaaaattcaaaatataacatataagaaaaaatctaatttttttattatatggttaatgcgattttttattttttttataaaataaaattaaacaaaaatgaaaaaggatgcaaaaattgttatcaaatctttattattcataatcattaattgtcatatatatgtaaatcatattaggtaattctgtagcttttatttaaggaaagaatacacacttcttatattttaggttaatgtaatgttctctagtggacattaaaaaaattatgacataaaaaccttatttttttccatcgaacacattcttgaaaaaagtgaagagtattgtttccacagttaaattattttgacttttatcttctatATAGTCTTGAAatctttcaaatcaaccatcgaattgatgcatgtcattttaatgtttttagtcgtatacttaaggaaaacttacatttttgtaatttaaagtcgttttaaaaaattcaaaatataacatataaggaaaaatctaacatataataaaaatataacatataaggggtcctcattttttttattttaaagtcatttaaaaaaatatataacatataaggtttcctcatttttgtaatttaaagtcattttaaaaaattcaaaatataacatataagaaaaaaaaaatttttattatatggttaatgtgattgtttatttttttttataatataaaattaaaaaaatgaagaaggatgcaaaaattgttatcaaatctttattattcataatcattaattgtcatatatatgtaaatcatattaggtaattatgtaacttttatttaaggaaataatacacacttcttatattttaggttaatataatgttctctagtggacattaaacaaattatgtcataaaaaccttattttttccatcgaacacattcttgaaaaaaatgaaaagtattgtttccacagttaaattattttgacttttatcttccatatggttttgaaagttttcaaatcaaccatcgaattgatacatgtcattttaatgtttttagtcgtatacttaaggaaaacttacatttttgcaATTTAaggtcgttttaaaaaaaatcaaaatataacatataagaaaattctaacatataataaaaatataacatataaggcgtcctcatttttgtattttaaagtcgttttaaaaaaaaaaatataacatataaggttttctcatttttgtaatttaaagtcatttaaaaaaaatcaaaatataacatataagaaaaaatctaatttttttattatatggttaaatcgattgtttaattttttttaataatataaatttaaacaaaaatgaagaaggatgcaaaaattgttatcaaatctttattattcataatcattaattgccatatatatgtaaatcatattaggtaattccgtagttttatttaaggaaagaatacacacttcctatattttaggttaatataatgttctctattgttatataattatggaataatgtgacaccattagaattaaactatactttatattagatgctctagaattctttgaaatggaatttagaaggcatttaaagtgccacctaggatttgaggttttttttaattaatacaaaattaaggttctaatttttcaaatgcttctcaattaatatataggggattgtcAATTCAAGACTAAcaacaaaataatacaaaaaagtATGGGCTCTTTTCCACAGCTCCTATGAAATGGCCTTGAGCCTAATTCAAACACAGTCTCCTTCATTTACCAATAATCTCTACAAGAACAAGACCCATCTCTAAAATGATGAAACCTCTTTGAATCTCTACAGACAATCTCTCTATTGATAACTCTTGACACGATTTTGATCCAACTGTGACAATCTACACAAACTCTGAGGTTCTTTAGAATCTTTATACTTCCACCGACGTTTCTCCAAACTGCAAAAGCTATGGCCAGTTTCTCGCTATGTTGATGCAAAGATCTCTCTTTTGCACTCTCCTTCATGGCTTGAAACACACAGCTTTTGTCTTCAACATACCCAAGATCTTTAGCTTTCTTGATCAGCTCTTCAAGAGTTTCAAGAATCTGCTTCGAGTTTGGATGTGAAAACAAATCTCCAGCCATGAATATATGCGTTTCTCTATCGACTTCAACCCAACTCATCGCTGGACTCTTCTTCTTCGGCTTCATCCCCCTCATATCACTCTTCATCTCGACCACTCTGTTCCATTTCCCCGTAAATGCGTAAAGATTTGACATGAGAATGAGAGTTCCTTCATCTCCAGGTGCTATCTCAAGGATCTTTCTCTTTAACCGCTCTGCCATCTCAACATTTCTATGGATCTTACAGGCGCTGAGCAGTGTCCTCCACAGAACCAAATCAGGGTTTAGCACCTCGTTTATAAGCATCTCCGCCTCATCCAATCTCCCTGCTCGTCCAAGCATGTCTACCATACAAGCGTAATGATCATTCGTTAACACGACCTTACCCTTTCTAAAGGACTCGAAGAACTCACAACCTTCATCAACTAATCCAGAGTTGTTACAAGCCAAGAGCACGCTCAAAACCGTTACATCATTCGCTTGCAGTCCAAGTTTCATCATCCTCTCAAACAACTCGAGTGCTTTGCGTCCGTAACCATTCTGTGCATAACTATAGATCATTGTGTGCAGAGATATAACGTCAACTTCATTCAAACTATCAAAAACAGACCTCGCCATGTCCGAGCGTGGGCTGT
The window above is part of the Brassica napus cultivar Da-Ae chromosome C3, Da-Ae, whole genome shotgun sequence genome. Proteins encoded here:
- the LOC106422000 gene encoding uncharacterized protein LOC106422000: MQILTKKQTSIVRTIHCISSFVSGSSSPHMPLCPMRLLCRRRWWLSLWALRRFCLHIVDTINANATFSLLEGIFKHQALFYNSQTQFMPRPAVVEKLVKLVTVTLGSSYHYPLKSGFRNSKSDLGTRISFKYSISRGVSSTPTVYVNGFELLDAGSPIDFEGWKTPLILWLTHEK
- the LOC125583063 gene encoding pentatricopeptide repeat-containing protein At5g65570-like, which translates into the protein MARSVFDSLNEVDVISLHTMIYSYAQNGYGRKALELFERMMKLGLQANDVTVLSVLLACNNSGLVDEGCEFFESFRKGKVVLTNDHYACMVDMLGRAGRLDEAEMLINEVLNPDLVLWRTLLSACKIHRNVEMAERLKRKILEIAPGDEGTLILMSNLYAFTGKWNRVVEMKSDMRGMKPKKKSPAMSWVEVDRETHIFMAGDLFSHPNSKQILETLEELIKKAKDLGYVEDKSCVFQAMKESAKERSLHQHSEKLAIAFAVWRNVGGSIKILKNLRVCVDCHSWIKIVSRVINREIVCRDSKRFHHFRDGSCSCRDYW